The DNA region CGAGCCTCCACCCGCCCCCGACGCCGCCCACCCGCCCGCCCGCGACGGTGTGACGCTGGTCGTGACGGAGTTCGTGCGTTCCTCACGGGTGCGGGAGTACGAGGCCTGGGCGGCCGACCTCCACGAGCGGCTCGCGCGGCAGCCGGGGTTCGTGGGCGTTCACGTGCTGCGGGGGCAGGGCGGGAATCTGGCCGAGTACGTGACGCTGGTGCGCTTCGCCTCGCCGGAGGCCCTGGGCGTCTGGCGGGCGTCGCCCGAGTACGCGTCGGCGCTCCGCAGGCTGCCCGAGTTCACTGCGGGCGAGGTCGATTACCGCGAGTCGGTGGGGCTGGAGGCGTGGTTCGACCGCCCGGCCCGGCCCGCCGCCGCGCCGCCCTTCTGGAAGAACGTGCTGCTGGGCTTCGTGGGCGTGTATCCCCTCATCCTGCTGTTCACCCTGCTGTGTCGCCCGCTCGTGCAGGGCTGGCCGTGGTGGGCCGCCATCCTGCCCTCGGCGCTGCTGGCGACCGTCTTTCTGAACTGGCCGGTGTTGCCGTTGCTGTCGCGTCTGCTGCGCGGGTGGCTGTACCCCGACCAACGCTAGCCCCTCACGCTCCCGCCCGGGCCAGGGCGCCCCGCATGGCGGAGAGGGGATTTTCGACCACCCGCCCGTGACCGGGAGCGAGGCGCGTCGGAGTCAGGTCGGCGAGGCGGCGGGCGCTCGTGACGGCCGTCGGCGCGTGCCAGGTGGCGAAGGCCGGGAAGGGGAAGAACCAGCGGCGCTCGCTGACGACCGTCACGCCCCCGACGGTGTGGTAGGAGTCCCCCGCGATCAGGGTGCCGTCGCGCGTGTCGAGGAGGGCGATCTGGCCGGGGGTGTGGCCGGGCGCGGCGACCACCCGCAGGCTCCCGACCTCATCACCGTCCCGCAGCGGCTCCACCGGAACGGCGCTGGGTTGGAGGCCGCCACGCAGGGGAACCTGAGGCTCCCCCGGGTCGAGCTGCCGTTCGCCCCGCAGCAGCCGGGCGTCCCGGGCAGAGAGGAGGACGGGCACGTCAGGCAACGCCGCGTGCAGCGCGTCCAGGCTCCCGGTGTGGTCCACGTGGGCGTGCGTCAGGACGATGCGTCGGATGGGCTGTCCGAGGGTCTGCGCGGCCTTCAGGAAAGCGGGCGCACTTCCGGCGACTCCCGTGTCCACCAGGGTCAGCCCGTCCGTCTCCTCTACCAGGTACGCGTTGACGAGGCCGAAGCGGGTGAGCTGGTGCAGGTGCGAGCCTTGTCGGGTGTGTCGCATGGGTGACTCCTCCTCAAAACGAAAGACGTTCGCCTTGACGGTGAACAGCGTACGCTTTCACGTCACTTCCGTCAAGACGTACACTGTTCGCTATGGTCTACCCGGCGAAGCTCACCCCCGAGGCGATCTTTCAGGCGGCCCTCGACCTCCTTGAAGGCGGGGGGGACGGGGCACTGAACATGCGGGCGCTGGCCGAGCGGCTCAGCGTTCGCCCCAGCAGCCTCTACCGGCACTATCCCGACCGGGCGGCCCTGGTCGCGGCGCTGGAGGACCACGCGGCCCTCGCGCTGCACGGCGCGTTGAGGGAGGCCAGCCGAGACCTGCCCCCCGGGGAGGCCCTGGGCGCCGC from Deinococcus aetherius includes:
- a CDS encoding antibiotic biosynthesis monooxygenase, encoding MAEPPPAPDAAHPPARDGVTLVVTEFVRSSRVREYEAWAADLHERLARQPGFVGVHVLRGQGGNLAEYVTLVRFASPEALGVWRASPEYASALRRLPEFTAGEVDYRESVGLEAWFDRPARPAAAPPFWKNVLLGFVGVYPLILLFTLLCRPLVQGWPWWAAILPSALLATVFLNWPVLPLLSRLLRGWLYPDQR
- a CDS encoding MBL fold metallo-hydrolase produces the protein MRHTRQGSHLHQLTRFGLVNAYLVEETDGLTLVDTGVAGSAPAFLKAAQTLGQPIRRIVLTHAHVDHTGSLDALHAALPDVPVLLSARDARLLRGERQLDPGEPQVPLRGGLQPSAVPVEPLRDGDEVGSLRVVAAPGHTPGQIALLDTRDGTLIAGDSYHTVGGVTVVSERRWFFPFPAFATWHAPTAVTSARRLADLTPTRLAPGHGRVVENPLSAMRGALARAGA